The Coccidioides posadasii str. Silveira chromosome 3, complete sequence genome contains a region encoding:
- a CDS encoding uncharacterized protein (EggNog:ENOG410PH8J~COG:I~TransMembrane:1 (o310-330i)) — MECLSPLDTESSLETGHLVSTKSSHFSRATWAQSIRSKGGGITVPQAIAHRGYSAKFPENTMSAFMHAVEVGAHAIETDIHLSRDGVVVLSHDATLKRCFGVDKRVIDCDWKCLSALRTVKPPHRPMPRLIDLLDYIAAPERANVWIILDIKADNNAHNVITALSQAFDSVASPHRPWNERVVLGCWTAEYLSKVRHHFPSYPLAITTFSIQYARQFISLPGVNLSVNQKVLMGCGGRRFLADAKRAGKAVFVWTVNKEVLMRWSVRRRVDGVITDKLALFGEIVREWEDDGYGDGFASDEAEISLEQRLVALAAAVASWVLGMLLMLIYPVRIARLDSTVEDSLGYA; from the exons ATGGAGTGTCTATCGCCGCTGGACACTGAAAGTTCCCTGGAAACGGGGCATTTGGTGTCGACCAAGAGTTCGCACTTTTCTA GAGCTACATGGGCTCAGTCCATCCGCTCGAAAGGCGGGGGGATCACTGTCCCTCAGGCCATCGCTCATCGAGGATACAGCGCAAAGTTCCCCGAAAATACAATGAGTGCTTTCATGCATGCGGTTGAAGTTGGTGCGCATGCGATTGAGACGGATATCCATCTCTCAAGAGACGGCGTGGTGGTTCTTTCTCAT GATGCTACGCTTAAACGCTGTTTTGGCGTCGACAAACGTGTCATCGACTGCGATTGGAAATGCTTGAGTGCCCTACGGACCGTGAAGCCTCCACACAGACCCATGCCGCGCCTGATAGACCTGCTGGATTATATAGCTGCCCCGGAGCGCGCGAACGTGTGGATAATCCTGGACATAAAG GCTGACAATAATGCACATAATGTAATAACCGCCCTTAGCCAGGCCTTCGACTCCGTCGCATCTCCCCATCGACCCTGGAATGAGCGTGTGGTACTAGGCTGCTGGACG GCCGAATATCTTTCCAAAGTGCGACACCATTTCCCCTCATACCCGCTTGCCATAACGACTTTTTCCATCCAATATGCCCGCCAGTTCATATCCCTTCCGGGGGTTAATCTCAGTGTGAATCAGAAAGTGCTTATGGGGTGCGGTGGGAGGAGATTCCTCGCGGATGCCAAGCGAGCTGGGAAGGCTGTGTTTGTGTGGACTGTAAATAAAGAGGTGCTGATGCGCTGGAGTGTAAGAAGGAGAGTGGATGGAGTGATTACCGATAAGCTGGCTTTGTTTGGCGAGATTGTGCGAGAATGGGAGGACGATGGTTATGGGGATGGGTTTGCAAGTGATGAGGCGGAGATCAGCTTAGAACAGAGGCTCGTGGCGCTGGCTGCGGCAGTGGCGTCGTGGGTGCTTGGGATGCTGTTGATGTTGATATACCCAGTTAGGATTGCGAGGTTGGACAGCACAGTGGAGGATTCCCTCGGCTATGCCTAA
- a CDS encoding uncharacterized protein (SECRETED:SignalP(1-18)~EggNog:ENOG410PVAD~COG:E,O~MEROPS:MER0016549): MWMLTLIQLLSLVGVIQAGYPPTPTGLTVINSKFLPGVNITYKKVKESICDGKAASYAGYVNFPPSAMTGVDQTYPVNLFFWYFESQNKPQENPLSIWFNGGPGSASVFGLFAENGPCHVLNDSKTSVPNNYSWNKYSNMLYVDQPVQAGFSYDVITKGYMDLETASIYAGEVPNNSTTKIAGLFASQNISNTANTTENAARQFWYFLETWAQDFDRYTNNRQNFAINIWTESYGGRYGPAFARYIKERNAEIQANSTKGKVLALENLGVINGCIDLPLQEYSFPIMAFNNSYGIQAVNESVHNQMQSSLEPCLQRTSECQNVAKKLDPEALGNNDEVNWACSNASDFCQTAVEFPFISENKYGYYDIAHCYLDPFPAEYYDGYLALPDVQQALGVPVNYTEGNSVDWTSFYQHRRLCEKRQERVALVYGDRDFACNWIGGEKVSLTVESNYSAGFRAAGYADIQLEGPGNSSKSWGVVRQYGNYSFSRIYQSGHMVPAYQPELALEFFRRVLTSRDFATGEVDLVANPHYATKGQNASTHSEKPTPSPSPTCYYWFMPSTCAQNQIEAVKLGQALFENDYIITSPTAPPETCPPQSK, encoded by the exons ATGTGGATGCTTACCCTAATTCAGCTCCTTTCTCTCGTAGGAGTGATCCAAGCCGGATATCCTCCTACACCAACAGGCTTGACGGTCATCAATTCGAAGTTCCTCCCGGGAGTCAATATCACCTATAAGAAAGTGAAG GAGAGTATTTGTGACGGGAAAGCGGCGTCGTACGCCGGTTACGTCAATTTTCCACCCAGTGCTATGACCGGCGTGGACCAGACGTACCCGGTCAACCTCTTCTTCTGGTACTTCGAATCTCAAAACAAACCACAAGAAAATCCGCTGTCTATTTGGTTCAATGGCGGACCAGGTTCTGCCTCCGTTTTCGGCTTGTTTGCCGAGAATGGGCCGTGCCATGTCCTCAATGATTCCAAGACATCGGTGCCAAACAACTACTCCTGGAATAAATATTCTAACATGCTGTATGTCGACCAGCCTGTGCAGGCAGGGTTCAGCTATGATGTGATAACCAAGGGGTACATGGACCTGGAAACGGCGTCCATTTATGCTGGGGAAGTACCCAACAACAGTACGACGAAAATCGCAGGATTGTTCGCGAGCCAGAATATAAGCAATACGGCGAATACCACGGAGAATGCGGCAAGGCAGTTCTGGTACTTTCTTGAAACTTGGGCACAGGACTTTGACAGGTATACCAACAATCGGCAAAACTTCGCTATCAACATCTGGACGGAGTCGTACGGGGGCCGGTATGGCCCAGCTTTCGCGAGGTATATCAAGGAGAGGAATGCAGAGATTCAAGCTAATTCCACCAAGGGCAAAGTACTGGCTCTGGAAAATCTGGGTGTCATCAACGGCTGCATTGACTTGCCGCTTCAAGAGTATTCGTTCCCGATAATGGCATTCAACAATTCCTACGGGATACAGGCAGTAAATGAGTCGGTTCACAACCAAATGCAATCAAGTCTCGAACCTTGTCTCCAAAGGACCTCTGAGTGTCAAAACGTCGCGAAAAAATTAGATCCCGAAGCCCTCGGTAATAATGACGAGGTTAACTGGGCGTGTAGCAACGCCAGCGACTTCTGTCAGACTGCCGTCGAGTTTCCTTTTATCAGTGAAAACAAATACGGCTATTACGATATAGCCCACTGCTACCTGGATCCATTCCCGGCCGAGTACTATGACGGATATCTGGCACTTCCAGACGTGCAGCAGGCGTTGGGCGTTCCCGTCAACTACACGGAGGGAAACTCTGTCGATTGGACAAGCTTTTACCAACACAGGAGACTATGCGAGAAACGACAAGAGAGG GTGGCTCTGGTATACGGCGATCGAGACTTTGCATGCAACTGGATTGGAGGCGAAAAGGTCAGTCTCACCGTCGAGTCCAATTATTCTGCCGGCTTCCGGGCAGCTGGCTATGCGGACATCCAGCTCGAAGGCCCAGGGAACTCCAGCAAGTCTTGGGGAGTGGTCCGCCAGTACGGAAACTACTCATTCAGTAGAATCTACCAATCAGGCCACATGGTCCCCGCCTACCAGCCTGAGCTGGCGCTTGAGTTCTTCCGTCGTGTGCTGACCAGCCGAGATTTCGCGACGGGAGAGGTCGATTTGGTCGCCAACCCGCACTATGCGACCAAGGGCCAAAACGCGTCGACGCACAGCGAAAAACCGACTCCTTCGCCGAGCCCGACGTGCTATTACTGGTTCATGCCGAGCACATGCGCGCAGAACCAGATCGAGGCCGTCAAGCTCGGGCAGGCCTTGTTCGAAAACGACTATATTATCACGTCTCCCACTGCTCCGCCTGAAACATGTCCGCCGCAGAGCAAGTAA
- a CDS encoding uncharacterized protein (EggNog:ENOG410PVQ4~COG:I): MHLKEILTTWGVFLKEKSGGNDALRKAHWGEDEAIKQLVNKAKEATAPPLQSDNFSDYFKCPKPTAPKEVFGYQCWDDFFVRKFNDTVRPLDASAAVINACESHPLAFDTDVSRRDTFWLNGAPYSLYDVLGTKAAALNFPDRFVGGAAYQAFLSADSYHCWHSPVTGKVVHKDLIDGTYFAETKFAGFGGSSGPDPSGPDLSQRFITNVAARGVLIIDTGVTGGANIGLVAFVPVGMSEVSTCEWFSNTDGDETVKKGDIIGAFHHGGSTHCLVFERDAVKFEFHPGSTVS; this comes from the coding sequence ATGCACCTCAAAGAAATACTGACGACGTGGGGCGTGTTCCTCAAAGAAAAATCGGGAGGGAATGACGCTTTGCGTAAAGCTCATTGGGGCGAGGACGAGGCTATCAAGCAACTGGTCAATAAGGCAAAGGAGGCTACGGCACCTCCCTTGCAATCCGATAACTTTTCAGACTACTTCAAATGTCCCAAACCGACGGCGCCCAAGGAGGTTTTTGGCTATCAGTGTTGGGATGATTTCTTTGTGCGGAAATTCAATGATACGGTTCGTCCCCTGGATGCGAGCGCCGCTGTCATCAATGCTTGTGAATCCCACCCTCTTGCGTTCGACACCGATGTCTCCCGGCGCGATACATTCTGGCTCAATGGGGCCCCCTACTCCCTGTACGACGTGCTGGGGACCAAGGCAGCAGCCTTGAATTTTCCTGATAGATTCGTGGGTGGCGCGGCATATCAGGCGTTCCTCAGTGCGGATTCTTATCATTGCTGGCACTCCCCAGTTACAGGAAAGGTTGTACACAAAGATCTCATTGATGGAACGTACTTTGCAGAGACAAAGTTTGCGGGCTTTGGCGGCTCGAGCGGGCCGGATCCAAGTGGCCCGGATTTGTCGCAACGCTTTATCACCAATGTAGCCGCTCGGGGTGTTCTTATCATTGACACGGGGGTCACGGGCGGCGCGAACATCGGGCTCGTTGCGTTTGTTCCTGTTGGGATGTCCGAGGTGTCAACCTGCGAATGGTTTAGCAATACTGATGGGGACGAAACCGTTAAGAAGGGCGATATTATCGGTGCTTTCCATCATGGTGGCTCGACTCACTGCCTCGTTTTTGAACGAGATGCAGTGAAGTTTGAATTTCATCCCGGAAGCACAGTATCCTGA
- a CDS encoding uncharacterized protein (EggNog:ENOG410PVQ4~COG:I), whose product MWALDARDFKLRKAWLTLIQDIQPSIPEYYVGEPNPVAKFRDAIEQNPTLYSLAISMSDEVPTKAPYDRDATTLKKRVRSYKTMLYLFQTLLTRVPEWFSGKDSRGKDVPTGLIGFPFNIILD is encoded by the coding sequence ATGTGGGCTTTGGATGCCCGAGACTTCAAGCTCCGCAAAGCCTGGCTAACCCTCATTCAAGATATACAGCCATCTATTCCTGAATATTACGTCGGCGAACCAAACCCAGTTGCGAAGTTCCGGGATGCGATTGAGCAAAATCCGACTCTCTACAGCCTTGCTATCTCTATGTCCGACGAAGTGCCCACCAAAGCGCCCTATGATAGGGACGCAACCACCCTCAAGAAACGAGTCCGAAGCTATAAGACTATGTTATATCTTTTCCAAACTCTCTTAACACGGGTGCCTGAGTGGTTTTCGGGAAAAGATTCAAGGGGAAAGGATGTACCTACTGGTCTTATTGGCTTTCCATTCAATATCATTCTTGACTAA
- a CDS encoding uncharacterized protein (TransMembrane:2 (o20-38i50-68o)), giving the protein MVTIGTASHFQHAPPSPSPHVSLMATTGTVLLVFLSPQRRHQANHLSRQLQALASLMATTGIAPLVYLSPLRHQATHRATTLPETMNANPMETTGIARPVSQNQQPLHPHHSLPTALLLENVSLMATIGTVLPVFQSPLLLHLHHSLPTALLLANANPMETTGIARLVSQSPLLLHPHHSLPTALLLENVSLTEIIGTVPPASQSQPPHHPALHRRPTAPQQTNANRTATTGIAHPVCQSPLLLHLHHSLPTALLLENVSLMVIIGTVLPVFQSPLLLHLHHSLPTALLLANANLTVTTGTVPPASPNPPLHPRQPLHPPLILYSMAPARRTGSIISFKRPSWPVWSSDGVYCN; this is encoded by the exons ATGGTGACCATT GGCACTGCGAGCCACTTCCAACACGCACCACCGAGCCCGAGCCCACATGTGAGCCTCATGGCGACCACTGGCACTGTCCTCCTGGTGTTCCTGAGCCCACAACGCCGCCACCAAGCGAACCATCTATCCCGGCAACTACAGGCACTTGCGAGCCTCATGGCGACCACTGGCATTGCCCCCCTGGTGTACCTGAGCCCACTACGCCACCAGGCCACCCACCGCGCGACAACACTCCCGGAGACGATGAATGCGAACCCCATGGAGACCACTGGCATTGCCCGCCCGGTGTCCCAGAACCAACAACCCCTCCACCCGCATCACAGCCTACCAACAGCGCTCCTGCTGGAGAATGTGAGCCTCATGGCGACCATTGGCACTGTCCTCCCGGTGTTCCAGAGCCCACTACTCCTCCACCTGCATCACAGCCTACCAACAGCGCTCCTGCTGGCGAATGCGAACCCCATGGAGACCACTGGCATTGCCCGCCTGGTGTCCCAGAGCCCACTACTCCTCCACCCGCATCACAGCCTACCAACAGCGCTCCTGCTGGAGAATGTGAGCCTCACGGAGATCATTGGCACTGTCCCCCCGGCGTCCCAGAGCCAACCACCCCACCACCCAGCTCTCCATCGCAGACCAACGGCCCCCCAGCAGACGAATGCGAACCGCACGGCGACCACTGGCATTGCCCACCCGGTGTGCCAGAGCCCACTACTCCTCCACCTGCATCACAGCCTACCAACAGCGCTCCTGCTGGAGAATGTGAGCCTCATGGTGATCATTGGCACTGTCCTCCCGGTGTTCCAGAGCCCACTACTCCTCCACCTGCATCACAGCCTACCAACAGCGCTCCTGCTGGCGAATGCGAACCTCACGGTGACCACTGGCACTGTCCCCCCGGCGTCCCCGAACCCACCACTCCACCCCCGGCAACCTCTCCATCCCCCACTAATCCTGTATTCGATGGCGCCGGCTCGAAGAACGGGCTCTATAATATCCTTCAAACGGCCGTCCTGGCCGGTTTGGTCGTCGGATGGGGTCTACTGTAATTAA
- a CDS encoding uncharacterized protein (EggNog:ENOG410PGBJ~COG:T,Z) translates to MANSQQSFGSPSARAPPAASGAASSSSPDVPSAPSRRDLASWWKQFKRNTKKDETAPQSAGIFGVPLNVSIKYANVAISLTGDDGKSFVYGYVPIVVAKCGVFLKEKATDVEGIFRLSGSAKRIKDLQEIFNSPDRYGKGLDWTGYTVHDAANILRRYLNQLPEPIVPLDFYERFRDPLRRGHPQTQVDGEDEQSDNTAALTREEAVLTYQRLIKELPPLNRQLLLYILDLLTVFASKSDLNRMTAGNLAAIFQPGLLSHPNHDMSPQEYKLSQDVLVFLIENQDNFLFGMTGTAADEQTVKEMQEGIYAHPAKSGIRRSASNASGGADSLRKYETLRRNVSVSSKTSKQSGGNVTSPATPRSVSSFGVHRSNTVPSKRPPGLSPTAFNRSPHPSNPPTGGLSPSASPLLASRSQSRVSSIEAMNEAKNTRPDLSLDTNPPAAKADAEARPQQNVPGPIISKPVVTPNKERKLSSLFAWSSPPEDGRQPNRLRKKRRIPGSASESAQSSTQSLHDNSYDVGSSPPPLVRGLSDTDLDQSHVSTPRILTTSSLATAMTPLASQSGSEERSGPQVATESILKSTLSRTPSPSLHYVTDQSDLEHTEENTDKKEKRRSWRFHRSSRRAGEPVSLSISPPAPLGSHAGAGFSTSSLASSNIHNQIMANDTTRVNKESSTSTLLSQSSDVVSGTSVTSPPVTKDNGDEERKSFFSKFKAKVSHVKDGMKDKESDLGRSQSPPTSDHERSSSRTSLSFFNRDAKANRAPPADATRDQRHSEAQDKPTAPTTMSPPSSLPPGPSQIQIASPPSTMPQDPTTPDVVTVLPKVEEEPSLPDTITDQGVESKQPCHPPTQAPVQESTQDTPEVPTGDTPLPLDPVKATSEVPLESPSQGVTGTSGEVAPEQHINVQIESSVEAPTGESAELVSKQTTEAPAEAPPKCSTAAPTQSTAETKMELPSTTPTRIPIETSLERSTDVPTQPTTEGKTRVSSTMTTELPMEKLPEPSTDAPLQPPARVLAEVAAKIALRDASNQATSIQAAPPQSQDESETKTQPETKSQPGSS, encoded by the exons ATGGCAAACAGTCAGCAGAGCTTCGGGTCGCCGTCTGCACGCGCTCCTCCTGCAGCTTCGGGGGCTGCATCGTCATCGTCCCCAGATGTTCCCTCTGCTCCGTCAAGGCGGGATCTAGCTTCCTGGTGGAAACAATTCAAGCGGAACACAAAGAAGGACGAGACTG CCCCGCAGTCTGCCGGCATCTTCGGCGTTCCTCTCAACGTCAGCATCAAATACGCAAATGTCGCCATATCTCTTACCGGCGATGATGGCAAGAGCTTCGTATATGGCTACGTTCCCATAGTGGTGGCCAAATGTGGGGTATTcttaaaagaaaagg CTACGGACGTCGAGGGTATTTTTCGCCTGAGCGGTTCCGCCAAGAGAATCAAGGATCTACAAGAAATTTTTAACTCTCCAGATCGATATGGGAAAGGTCTTGATTGGACTGGATACACTGTGCACGACGCTGCTAACATCCTACGCCGATACCTGAACCAGCTCCCCGAGCCGATCGTCCCGCTTGATTTCTATGAACGGTTCCGTGACCCTTTGCGCCGCGGCCACCCCCAAACCCAGGTTGACGGGGAAGATGAACAGTCGGACAACACAGCTGCCCTTACCAGAGAAGAAGCTGTGCTGACATACCAGCGGCTGATCAAAGAGCTGCCTCCATTGAACCGACAGCTTCTTCTTTACATACTAGATCTGCTAACTGTCTTCGCGTCCAAGTCCGATCTTAATCGAATGACGGCAGGCAATCTTGCGGCAATATTCCAGCCTGGTTTACTATCCCATCCCAATCATGACATGTCGCCACAAGAATATAAATTGAGCCAAGACGTTCTTGTTTTCCTCATCGAGAACCAGGACAACTTTTTGTTCGGCATGACGGGCACTGCGGCAGACGAACAGACCGTCAAAGAGATGCAAGAAGGTATATATGCGCATCCAGCAAAATCCGGCATACGTCGTTCAGCATCCAACGCCAGTGGCGGTGCGGATAGCCTTCGCAAATATGAAACTTTGCGTAGGAACGTATCTGTATCTTCCAAGACTTCCAAACAATCTGGAGGGAACGTTACGAGTCCAGCAACTCCAAGGTCGGTTAGCAGCTTTGGTGTCCATCGAAGCAATACCGTTCCTTCAAAGCGGCCACCTGGTCTGTCGCCGACTGCCTTCAATCGGTCACCCCACCCGTCAAACCCTCCGACCGGTGGACTGTCACCATCCGCCTCCCCACTCCTAGCATCACGATCTCAGAGCCGTGTGTCATCAATAGAAGCCATGAACGAAGCCAAAAATACGAGACCGGACCTCAGTCTTGATACTAATCCTCCCGCGGCGAAAGCAGACGCTGAGGCCCGGCCTCAACAGAATGTTCCAGGACCCATTATTTCAAAACCGGTGGTAACTCCAAACAAGGAACGGAAACTGTCATCGCTCTTTGCATGGTCTAGCCCTCCTGAAGATGGTAGGCAGCCTAACAGACTAAGGAAAAAACGTCGGATACCAGGTAGTGCCAGCGAAAGTGCACAAAGCTCAACGCAGTCACTTCACGACAATTCATACGATGTTGGCTCGTCGCCTCCACCTTTGGTGCGGGGATTATCCGACACGGATCTGGATCAATCACACGTCTCGACGCCGAGGATCCTTACTACAAGCAGCCTGGCCACCGCGATGACGCCGCTCGCGAGCCAGAGCGGTTCCGAGGAGAGATCCGGTCCTCAAGTGGCCACGGAGAGTATCCTAAAGTCAACTCTATCTCGAACACCTTCGCCTTCCCTGCACTATGTAACGGACCAATCAGATCTGGAACATACTGAGGAGAATACTGataagaaggaaaagaggcGGAGCTGGAGGTTCCATCGGTCGTCAAGACGGGCCGGTGAACCAGTTTCACTCAGCATCTCCCCACCAGCGCCACTTGGGTCTCATGCAGGTGCCGGCTTTAGCACTTCATCACTCGCAAGTTCGAATATACATAACCAGATTATGGCGAATGACACAACGCGGGTCAATAAGGAAAGCTCGACTTCGACCCTGCTCTCTCAGTCATCCGATGTGGTCAGTGGCACCAGCGTTACAAGCCCACCTGTAACCAAGGATAATGGCGATGAAGAGCGTAAGAGCTTTTTCAGTAAATTTAAGGCCAAGGTCTCCCACGTAAAAGATGGCATGAAGGACAAGGAGTCGGATCTCGGACGATCTCAAAGTCCTCCCACCTCCGATCATGAGAGATCATCTTCCCGAACAAGTTTGTCCTTTTTCAATAGGGACGCTAAGGCCAACCGTGCTCCTCCCGCTGATGCTACAAGGGATCAACGCCATTCCGAAGCCCAAGATAAACCGACTGCACCCACGACCATGTCTCCACCATCATCTCTGCCGCCTGGGCCATCTCAGATACAGATAGCCTCTCCACCATCAACAATGCCTCAGGACCCTACTACCCCAGATGTGGTCACAGTTTTGCCAAAGGTTGAAGAGGAGCCGTCGTTGCCGGATACAATTACAGACCAGGGAGTGGAATCAAAGCAACCATGCCATCCGCCAACTCAAGCTCCTGTTCAAGAGTCAACCCAGGATACTCCTGAAGTGCCAACCGGCGACACGCCCCTCCCTCTTGACCCAGTCAAGGCGACCTCGGAAGTCCCGCTTGAATCACCCTCGCAGGGAGTCACCGGGACATCTGGAGAAGTAGCCCCTGAACAACACATCAATGTACAAATCGAGTCTTCAGTCGAGGCCCCAACCGGAGAATCAGCTGAACTAGTCTCGAAGCAAACTACTGAAGCACCGGCAGAAGCGCCACCAAAGTGTTCTACAGCCGCTCCAACACAATCTACCGCCGAAACCAAAATGGAGTTACCCTCCACGACGCCAACTAGAATTCCCATAGAAACATCGCTTGAACGCTCAACTGATGTGCCAACCCAGCCTACCACTGAAGGCAAAACCAGAGTATCCTCGACGATGACCACTGAATTGCCCATGGAAAAATTACCTGAACCCTCAACTGATGCGCCATTACAGCCTCCTGCTCGAGTGTTAGCTGAGGTAGCTGCCAAAATAGCGTTACGAGATGCATCGAATCAAGCCACGTCAATCCAAGCAGCGCCACCGCAGTCACAAGATGAGTCCGAGACCAAGACTCAGCCGGAAACCAAGTCACAACCGGGATCGTCTTAG
- the TIM9 gene encoding protein transporter tim9 (EggNog:ENOG410PS5B~COG:U~BUSCO:16616at33183), translating into MDGLTAAEQQELQKRMEKKQIKEFMGAYSMIVNRCFDDCINDFTTKSLISREEGCVNRCFDKFMKTAERVNQRFQEQGNAMMQSGQIPGR; encoded by the exons ATGGACGG ACTCACCGCAGCCGAGCAGCAGGAACTCCAGAAGCGCATGGAGAAGAAGCAGATCAAAGAGTTTATGGGG gcCTATTCCATGATCGTCAACCGCTGCTTCGACGACTGCATCAACGACTTCACCACAAAGTCTCTCATCTCGCGCGAAGAGGGCTGCGTCAACCGCTGCTTCGACAAGTTCATGAAGACCGCCGAGCGCGTCAACCAGCGCTTCCAGGAGCAAGGAAACGCCATGATGCAGTCCGGCCAGATCCCCGGCAGATAA